A genomic window from Terriglobales bacterium includes:
- a CDS encoding DUF4440 domain-containing protein, with translation MSPAEQAAWGQEEAYWRFVQSQDWESYFELWDERFAGWPDSEPVPVHKDKVRSGWRVKVLEYKLEPLSVRQYGESVVITFYRATLHTTDAQGGDERTAASRVTHTWRKTAAGWKIIGGMSADDSPAALK, from the coding sequence TTGTCCCCGGCGGAGCAGGCCGCGTGGGGACAGGAAGAAGCGTACTGGCGCTTCGTCCAAAGCCAGGACTGGGAAAGCTACTTCGAGCTTTGGGACGAGCGTTTCGCGGGCTGGCCCGATTCTGAGCCCGTCCCCGTGCACAAGGACAAGGTCCGGAGCGGCTGGAGGGTCAAGGTGCTCGAGTACAAGCTGGAGCCGCTGTCGGTGCGGCAATACGGCGAGAGCGTGGTCATCACGTTCTATCGCGCCACCTTGCACACCACCGATGCCCAGGGCGGGGATGAGCGCACCGCCGCTTCCCGCGTGACCCATACCTGGAGGAAGACGGCGGCGGGCTGGAAGATCATCGGGGGGATGTCGGCCGACGACAGTCCCGCCGCACTGAAGTGA